A single genomic interval of Salinarchaeum sp. IM2453 harbors:
- a CDS encoding DUF1102 domain-containing protein, with the protein MDRRKFLIGAGGAAISGSAILGSGAFTRVESQRRVIIEVAEDPDAYLGLDECPESPNQSYADIDEDGHLEIDMSPDNPTEVGGEGVNSDSFTFADDVFEVCNNGKQEAVLWIESSDAEDLDDPPEEYEDDLPRVQFYILDEEGDIQRISAENQDEAVDNEWFTSIEEGGCVCVGIRTMTKGLETGDQLIDDDEVVIHANADLVGDENGGNGDDNGD; encoded by the coding sequence ATGGATCGACGAAAGTTTCTGATCGGAGCTGGTGGGGCTGCCATTAGTGGCAGTGCTATCCTTGGCTCCGGTGCGTTTACACGGGTAGAATCGCAACGCCGAGTAATAATCGAAGTCGCAGAAGACCCAGATGCATATCTCGGACTGGATGAGTGTCCTGAATCGCCAAATCAGAGCTACGCAGATATCGATGAGGATGGCCATCTAGAAATTGATATGTCGCCAGACAATCCAACCGAGGTGGGCGGCGAAGGAGTTAACTCAGATTCATTCACCTTTGCTGATGATGTTTTTGAGGTCTGTAATAACGGGAAGCAGGAAGCGGTGCTCTGGATCGAATCCAGCGATGCTGAAGATCTCGATGATCCACCAGAAGAGTATGAAGACGATCTCCCTCGAGTGCAATTCTACATCCTCGACGAGGAGGGAGACATCCAGCGAATTAGTGCCGAAAATCAAGATGAGGCAGTTGACAACGAGTGGTTCACCTCGATTGAAGAAGGGGGCTGTGTCTGTGTCGGAATCCGGACGATGACGAAGGGACTCGAAACTGGCGATCAGCTTATTGATGATGACGAGGTCGTCATCCACGCCAATGCAGATCTGGTAGGTGACGAGAACGGGGGGAATGGGGATGACAACGGGGACTAA
- a CDS encoding competence protein CoiA family protein — protein sequence MPFIALDPVSERPRIPVGVGDDEEVKCPVCGGILRVKDGSSRARHFYHPPETACGGESALHLQMKSIAAEKLQAKYPDATVNTEFVTEDVPRRADVFVKFDEPQFPLGKGIAVEVQYQNNQKDIINTTENYLTNGASVIWLFEKNYTGDSPDYEDVSLPSPVSVWPYAVPHKQGETSDEICIGLKKHDIRHVLPEYDDNQTLFSEFQDGSNKEEIHQKKEIDWSHEVEFNLNFSSKPVAGQTIYRAVIEHMIRHSNEQRQKRIAERRKAVMSAGRKTYFSEKFLRGSGESFEIQIEINPSSVDVLRVEKLKTEDKCETRISEHTLDSFIEFVLRIGCVLADSIVSSLTCNQTDKKETSEIGSLTYSIARNKNNSVVVEIYSETNTMQLSFCVDEAHKFIQLSSDIYQWYNQSKSVANSISPD from the coding sequence ATGCCATTCATTGCCCTGGATCCCGTCAGCGAACGTCCCCGAATTCCTGTTGGAGTAGGAGACGATGAGGAAGTTAAATGTCCCGTGTGTGGGGGTATCCTTCGCGTTAAGGATGGGTCTTCTAGGGCTCGACACTTCTATCATCCACCAGAGACCGCCTGTGGTGGCGAATCAGCTCTTCATCTTCAGATGAAATCAATTGCTGCTGAAAAACTTCAAGCGAAGTATCCTGATGCAACCGTAAATACCGAGTTTGTGACGGAAGATGTCCCCCGTCGTGCTGATGTATTCGTCAAATTTGATGAACCACAGTTTCCACTTGGAAAAGGAATTGCCGTTGAAGTGCAATATCAAAATAATCAGAAAGACATCATTAACACGACAGAAAACTATCTTACTAATGGTGCTAGCGTAATCTGGCTCTTTGAAAAGAACTATACGGGTGATTCTCCTGATTACGAAGACGTTAGCCTCCCTTCCCCAGTTTCTGTCTGGCCATACGCTGTCCCTCATAAACAAGGTGAAACATCTGATGAGATATGTATAGGTCTTAAAAAGCATGATATTAGGCATGTGCTTCCAGAGTATGACGATAATCAAACACTGTTCTCGGAATTTCAAGACGGGTCAAACAAAGAAGAAATTCATCAGAAAAAAGAGATTGACTGGTCTCATGAAGTGGAGTTTAATCTTAACTTTTCTTCAAAGCCAGTTGCCGGCCAGACGATATACCGCGCAGTAATTGAACATATGATTCGACACAGTAACGAGCAACGACAGAAGAGAATTGCTGAGCGACGTAAAGCAGTTATGTCGGCAGGCCGGAAAACATACTTCAGTGAAAAATTTCTAAGAGGTTCTGGAGAAAGTTTCGAAATTCAGATTGAGATCAATCCGTCATCTGTTGATGTACTCCGGGTTGAGAAACTCAAAACCGAAGACAAATGTGAGACACGCATCAGTGAGCATACTCTCGACTCGTTCATTGAGTTTGTGCTACGTATCGGATGTGTGTTAGCTGATTCTATTGTTTCCTCATTAACTTGCAATCAGACAGATAAGAAAGAAACCTCCGAGATTGGATCTCTTACGTACTCTATTGCTCGGAATAAAAATAATTCGGTAGTTGTCGAGATTTACAGTGAAACGAACACAATGCAATTAAGCTTTTGTGTAGATGAGGCGCACAAATTTATTCAGTTGTCATCGGATATATACCAGTGGTATAATCAATCGAAGAGTGTTGCTAATTCCATCTCACCGGATTAA
- a CDS encoding HNH endonuclease has protein sequence MSTKRLKSIVPMYGGATQYVETLDDILDFVRAHNPTTDEIIGWHRGSFPQVSSQDSIMRRVQYLQQVGFIDQKDNQWTIDELGNEYLNNRELKRLLEIMCDRNVGLRSLLYELSSGPMTLEEINAQQLNTHPELGWNPEKTDMAKQRTNWLRSMDAVERTNGNYQLTEQGRSFISQAIGEWASAEQLTSAENEFDAGTYETTVQARAVDPEFRASALSRYEHECPISGVDHPRLLDVAHVLPWSEYPDHRADLSNVVVLSKTHHAAFDQGFFTIDQNYTLQVNPDFTTQSDLLRQTICSQDGERVPTLEEQLNDDYVAQHNAEFNWV, from the coding sequence ATGTCAACAAAGCGGTTGAAGAGTATTGTCCCAATGTACGGAGGGGCAACCCAGTACGTGGAGACACTCGATGATATCCTTGATTTTGTGAGAGCACATAATCCGACAACAGACGAAATCATCGGGTGGCATCGTGGAAGCTTTCCGCAGGTGTCTAGTCAAGATTCGATTATGCGACGAGTACAGTATCTTCAGCAGGTTGGCTTTATCGATCAAAAGGATAACCAGTGGACAATTGACGAGTTGGGAAATGAATATCTCAACAATAGAGAACTCAAACGACTGTTAGAGATTATGTGTGACCGGAATGTTGGATTACGAAGTCTTCTGTATGAGTTATCATCCGGTCCAATGACACTTGAAGAAATCAATGCACAGCAGTTGAACACGCATCCGGAGCTGGGATGGAATCCGGAAAAGACTGATATGGCCAAACAGCGAACCAACTGGCTCAGAAGCATGGATGCGGTCGAACGGACAAATGGTAACTATCAGTTAACTGAACAAGGAAGATCATTCATCAGTCAAGCAATTGGGGAGTGGGCTAGCGCAGAACAGTTGACGTCTGCGGAGAATGAGTTTGACGCAGGAACGTATGAGACAACAGTGCAGGCTCGGGCAGTGGACCCAGAGTTTCGGGCTTCGGCATTATCACGATATGAGCATGAATGTCCGATTTCTGGAGTTGATCACCCGAGACTTTTGGACGTCGCACATGTGCTACCGTGGAGCGAATATCCCGATCACAGAGCGGATTTATCCAACGTAGTTGTCCTAAGCAAAACACATCATGCTGCATTCGATCAGGGATTCTTTACAATTGATCAGAATTACACATTGCAAGTAAATCCTGATTTTACCACGCAAAGTGACTTACTACGCCAGACAATTTGCAGTCAAGATGGCGAGCGGGTTCCAACGCTGGAAGAGCAACTAAATGATGACTATGTCGCACAACATAATGCTGAGTTCAACTGGGTATAA
- a CDS encoding DUF1102 domain-containing protein, whose protein sequence is MDRRKFLIGAGGAAIGGSALLGSGAFTRVESQRQVTIEVAEDPDAYLGLEGCEGSPNSSYTNIDDSGHLEVDMSPDNPTDADGQGINSDSRSYFDDVFQICNNGKQAVCVWVEDDEGWPTYERDGQDDERRVELYTGSSMGAEDLTDLEEQSVIGEANALLLGAGDCICVGVATVSKGLSEEDQLLDELDDEITIVADADAECNAEIACGDLEAEYNCTIEDDGEFIGTRVDVNNLGTDATDFGWAVTGDPNTVRGLVRNVAALDSETFTTDASDLQDGIVWWESPEECGEELDLQTYAEFVDERGEEDELIETIEEDEVEIPDDAYVAVIDGLPIDDDTRVICDEE, encoded by the coding sequence ATGGATCGACGAAAGTTTCTGATCGGAGCAGGTGGGGCCGCCATCGGTGGCAGTGCTCTGCTTGGCTCCGGGGCGTTTACACGAGTGGAATCGCAGCGGCAGGTAACCATCGAAGTCGCTGAAGACCCAGATGCATATCTGGGCTTGGAGGGATGTGAAGGATCGCCAAATAGCAGCTACACAAATATTGATGACAGTGGGCACCTCGAAGTTGATATGTCGCCAGACAATCCAACCGACGCTGACGGGCAGGGGATCAACTCAGATTCACGGTCGTATTTTGACGATGTCTTCCAAATCTGTAATAATGGCAAACAGGCCGTCTGTGTCTGGGTTGAAGATGATGAGGGATGGCCAACATATGAACGTGACGGCCAAGATGACGAGCGTCGTGTTGAATTGTACACTGGATCTAGCATGGGTGCAGAGGATCTGACTGATCTGGAAGAGCAGTCAGTGATTGGTGAAGCCAATGCGTTACTCCTTGGAGCTGGAGATTGTATCTGTGTTGGTGTCGCAACAGTCTCGAAAGGGTTGTCCGAGGAAGATCAGCTACTTGATGAGCTTGATGATGAGATCACGATCGTCGCAGATGCAGATGCAGAATGTAATGCAGAGATTGCGTGCGGTGATCTCGAAGCCGAATATAACTGCACAATTGAAGACGACGGGGAATTCATCGGTACCCGAGTCGATGTTAATAACCTCGGAACCGACGCAACAGACTTTGGCTGGGCCGTAACTGGCGATCCAAACACCGTTAGAGGCCTTGTGCGAAATGTTGCGGCATTAGACTCAGAAACATTCACAACCGATGCAAGTGACCTGCAGGACGGTATCGTCTGGTGGGAAAGTCCCGAAGAGTGTGGTGAAGAGCTTGATCTACAGACGTATGCTGAGTTCGTAGATGAACGCGGTGAAGAGGATGAATTGATCGAAACTATAGAAGAGGATGAGGTTGAGATTCCGGATGACGCATACGTCGCTGTCATCGATGGATTGCCAATCGACGACGATACTCGAGTCATCTGTGACGAGGAGTAG
- a CDS encoding signal peptidase I, translated as MAHSITQILSKIGLILLLVIVGILLVGYAFNQPLLFAHIETDSMEPTIEPGEVVVVAPPELTGDPDVGDVIVFDAEYTDGGGLVTHRVVGEESQGYITQGDANLVTDQDSGEAPITDGQVEAVLLSTGGSVITIPYLGTAAEGIQSTATTVQQWLSNVFGTDLFDGMEGQAIIMFTVGGIALLLGLRDSDSKRSRDRSRSRNRAGYIPASSLLIGFVVLLISAALLGMLLPAGTTTYEVLSSESESGPPHTIEAGGSDTVNFTVGNEGLIPTHVYLEPASDGIAIEDDQFRLGHNELDNATVTRSAPPETGLYYRSVEEYRYYALLPGPVIDWLYQYHPWLPLAGISAVIGGVAYGVGRALLGSRNAVRLRSRSRTRDRYE; from the coding sequence ATGGCTCATAGTATTACACAAATTCTCTCAAAAATTGGCCTGATTTTGCTACTGGTAATTGTTGGAATTCTTCTGGTTGGATACGCGTTCAATCAGCCACTGTTATTTGCACACATTGAGACAGATAGTATGGAACCAACGATTGAACCCGGAGAAGTTGTTGTTGTTGCTCCACCGGAACTTACTGGAGATCCTGATGTTGGTGATGTCATCGTGTTCGATGCCGAATATACTGATGGCGGAGGCCTTGTGACACATCGGGTGGTCGGAGAGGAGTCACAGGGTTATATCACACAAGGTGATGCAAATCTGGTGACCGATCAAGACTCTGGAGAGGCACCAATTACTGACGGACAGGTCGAGGCTGTTCTACTCTCAACTGGGGGATCTGTCATTACAATTCCATATCTTGGAACAGCTGCGGAGGGAATTCAATCGACAGCAACAACAGTACAACAGTGGTTATCCAACGTCTTTGGCACAGACCTGTTCGATGGGATGGAAGGCCAAGCAATCATTATGTTTACAGTCGGTGGAATTGCGTTACTGCTTGGACTTCGAGATAGTGATTCTAAACGCTCCAGAGATCGGTCACGAAGTCGAAATCGGGCAGGGTACATCCCTGCAAGTTCGCTCCTGATTGGCTTTGTTGTACTGCTTATATCCGCAGCATTGCTTGGAATGCTTTTGCCAGCCGGAACAACAACCTATGAGGTGCTGAGCTCTGAATCTGAGTCAGGGCCACCACATACGATTGAAGCGGGCGGCAGTGATACAGTTAATTTCACGGTTGGAAATGAAGGATTGATTCCGACACACGTCTATTTGGAACCAGCAAGTGATGGCATAGCGATTGAGGATGATCAGTTCCGGCTTGGACACAACGAATTAGATAATGCAACCGTTACACGGTCAGCCCCGCCTGAGACGGGACTGTACTATCGGTCCGTCGAAGAATATCGATATTATGCACTGTTACCGGGCCCGGTCATTGACTGGCTGTACCAATATCATCCATGGCTTCCACTGGCTGGCATCAGTGCAGTCATCGGTGGCGTTGCGTATGGAGTCGGTCGGGCATTGCTTGGATCCCGCAACGCCGTGCGTCTTCGATCACGGAGCCGGACAAGAGATCGATACGAATGA
- a CDS encoding DUF1102 domain-containing protein, with the protein MDRRKFLLGAGSAAIGGSALVGSGAFTRVESQRRVKIEVAEDPDAYLGLEGCEGSPNSSYTNIDDSGHLEVDMSPDNTTDAGGQGINSDSRSYFDDVFQICNNGKQDVCVWINDDDDWPTYDDTGERRVEFYVGNSVGAGDLTGLEEQSIIGQENAVQLTTGQCVCIGIATVSKELSEEDQLLAELDNEITITADADVECEATACPELSGAYECTSYLFSQAAEEWERIGTGFAVTNLGSATTADIAVANEPGKWEDDLEIGAFETTGIVSDASFPTRALLFWDPVDEECIDVVDAPTWGEYKEEEDIDDLEDWFDKFGTADPPDDIPEDPDDDLVVRVEDIPEEGVEDQVGPDESIPDDQWPDMSDPAEEEGWITCEKFDDEE; encoded by the coding sequence ATGGACCGACGAAAATTCCTTCTCGGGGCTGGGAGTGCTGCGATCGGTGGCAGTGCATTGGTTGGCTCCGGGGCGTTTACACGAGTGGAATCGCAACGCCGAGTAAAAATTGAAGTGGCCGAAGATCCAGATGCATATCTTGGACTGGAAGGATGTGAAGGATCGCCAAATAGCAGCTACACAAATATTGATGACAGTGGGCACCTCGAAGTTGATATGTCGCCAGATAATACAACCGATGCTGGCGGGCAGGGGATCAACTCAGATTCACGGTCGTATTTTGACGATGTCTTCCAAATCTGTAATAATGGCAAGCAAGACGTCTGTGTTTGGATCAATGATGATGACGATTGGCCAACGTATGATGACACAGGCGAACGCCGTGTTGAATTCTATGTTGGTAACAGTGTTGGAGCCGGAGACCTGACAGGACTTGAGGAGCAGTCAATCATTGGCCAAGAAAATGCCGTTCAACTGACGACTGGCCAGTGTGTCTGTATTGGAATCGCAACAGTCTCCAAAGAGTTGTCTGAAGAGGATCAACTGCTAGCTGAGCTTGATAACGAGATCACAATCACAGCCGATGCAGATGTCGAATGCGAAGCTACGGCCTGTCCGGAACTCTCCGGTGCCTACGAATGTACCTCATATCTTTTCTCACAAGCTGCTGAAGAGTGGGAGCGTATCGGAACAGGGTTTGCGGTGACAAACTTAGGATCAGCTACAACGGCTGATATTGCGGTCGCAAATGAGCCTGGAAAATGGGAAGACGATCTTGAGATCGGTGCATTTGAGACAACGGGTATTGTGTCCGACGCTTCGTTTCCAACACGAGCATTATTATTCTGGGATCCAGTGGATGAGGAGTGTATTGATGTTGTTGATGCACCGACATGGGGCGAGTACAAAGAAGAGGAGGATATTGATGACCTAGAAGATTGGTTTGATAAGTTTGGGACAGCAGATCCTCCTGATGATATACCAGAAGATCCAGATGATGATCTTGTTGTACGTGTTGAGGATATCCCTGAAGAAGGCGTTGAAGACCAAGTTGGACCCGACGAATCAATTCCAGATGATCAATGGCCAGACATGAGCGATCCTGCAGAAGAGGAGGGATGGATTACCTGCGAAAAGTTTGATGACGAAGAGTAG
- a CDS encoding DUF6997 domain-containing protein, whose translation MIFAPAVEDLNTLDGPLYGPKSFRDYVREHDLSATRTARYISVNNIDELDSLLREHDIMVLRVGSAPNGTGTAFLLVEAPNGISEYFLKDTRLFKDQAPEQINSPLEEDRLLSFSILPTLSETSLVNFGLASGALAEALRLDTSGSLPPPATGQSTFTFELRPHSEIDKTVTHRAGQIEIDTLFAERRNGDMALFVIEAKTGSYATLAAHKLVYPILAIADAVPVHIDIIPVYLRCRQVNDRIIFDTTECRFPDPRNRLGGLDELAVQTVRSIEIERDLYK comes from the coding sequence ATGATATTTGCTCCTGCAGTAGAAGACTTGAACACTCTGGACGGTCCGCTCTATGGTCCCAAGTCATTTCGTGACTACGTTCGGGAGCACGATCTCAGTGCAACAAGGACAGCACGGTATATTTCAGTCAACAATATTGACGAACTTGATTCATTACTTCGTGAGCATGATATCATGGTGCTGCGTGTTGGATCAGCACCGAACGGGACAGGAACAGCATTTCTACTTGTTGAGGCCCCGAACGGAATATCAGAGTATTTTCTCAAGGATACAAGATTATTCAAAGACCAAGCACCAGAACAAATCAATAGTCCATTAGAGGAGGATCGATTACTGAGCTTCTCGATTTTGCCGACGCTGTCGGAGACGTCGCTGGTCAATTTTGGACTGGCTTCAGGGGCGCTAGCTGAAGCGCTCAGACTTGACACATCAGGATCGTTGCCACCACCAGCCACAGGACAGTCAACATTCACATTTGAGCTACGACCTCACAGTGAGATCGACAAAACAGTAACCCACCGTGCCGGTCAGATCGAAATTGACACGCTATTTGCCGAACGCAGAAACGGAGACATGGCACTGTTCGTTATTGAAGCAAAGACAGGAAGTTACGCGACATTGGCGGCGCACAAACTTGTATACCCAATTTTGGCGATAGCTGATGCTGTGCCAGTCCACATTGACATTATTCCCGTGTATCTACGGTGTCGACAGGTAAATGATCGGATTATATTCGACACCACAGAGTGTCGTTTTCCAGATCCTCGGAACCGGCTTGGAGGGCTTGACGAACTAGCCGTGCAGACCGTACGATCTATCGAGATAGAGAGGGACTTGTACAAATAA